The following proteins are co-located in the Dyadobacter chenwenxiniae genome:
- a CDS encoding LexA family protein — translation MSAGFPSPAADFIDLEIDLQKEIVKNPASTFYGRVKGTSLTDVHIDDGDILVIDKSLPCKDNCIAICFLNGDFLVKRVRYDEGGCWLVAENDHYAPIWVAADTEFLV, via the coding sequence ATTAGTGCTGGTTTTCCCTCCCCTGCGGCCGATTTCATCGACCTGGAAATTGATTTACAAAAAGAAATTGTAAAAAATCCTGCAAGCACATTTTACGGACGTGTAAAGGGCACAAGTTTGACTGATGTCCATATTGACGACGGCGATATTTTGGTAATCGACAAAAGCCTTCCGTGCAAAGACAATTGCATCGCCATTTGTTTTTTGAATGGCGACTTCCTGGTAAAACGCGTACGATATGATGAGGGCGGATGCTGGCTGGTAGCCGAAAACGATCATTACGCCCCGATTTGGGTTGCTGCTGATACGGAGTTTTTAGTTTGA